The genomic interval GGCCAGCGCGCCTTCCTTGGTGACGTGGCCGACCAGAAACACAGTGGTGTCGGTCTGCTTGGCATAGCGCACCAGTTGCGCCGCGCATTCGCGTACCTGCGAGACCGAGCCGGAGGCGGACTGCAACTGGTCGGTGTAAAGCGTCTGGATGGAATCGATGACCATGACTCGCGGGCGCCTTGCCGCCGCAGTAGCGAGAATTCGCTCCACGCCTGTCTCGGTCAGCAGCAGCATGCTGGTGTGGGCCAGGCCCAGCCGCCGCGCGCGCAGGCTGGTTTGCTGCGCGGATTCCTCGCCGCTGACATACAGCACGTCGGCGCCGCCCATCGCGCCGGTCATCTGCAAGAGAAGCGTGGATTTGCCGATGCCGGGGTCGCCGCCGATCAGCACCACCGAGCCGCGCACCACGCCGCCGCCCAGCACGCGATCCAGCTCGTCGAGCCCCGTCAAAGTGCGCGGCTGTTCGGTAAGATTGACCTCGGCCAGGGTCTGTACGGCGCTTTCCCCGGCGTAGCTGCTAAAACGCGGGCTGGTCGTGCTGGCGGTGACGACCTCGCTCAACGTATTCCAGGCGCCGCAATCGGCGCATTGCCCTGTCCATTTGTTGTGCAGCGCTCCGCAATCGGCGCACTGATAGCTGAGTTTCGACTTCACGGCCATGAGAACTCTTAAGCGCGATGCAGGATTAGCTCCAGCACCAGCTTGCTGCCGAAATAAGCCAGCATCAGCGCCACGATTCCGCCCAGGGTCCAGCCGATCGCGGTGCGCCCGCGCCAACCGAATCGCCAGCGTCCGATCAGCAACGTGGCGAATAGAATCCAGGCGATGATGGACAATATCGTCTTGTGTACCAGGTGCTGCGCGAATATATCTTCCAGAAATACGAACCCTGTGATGAGCGCCAAGGTCAGCAGCACGAAGCCGGCGCCGATGAGCTGAAACAGCAGATGCTCCATCCATTGCAGCGGCGGCAGCATGCGGATCAGGCCCCCGGGGCGCCGGCTGTGCAGGCGCCGTTCCTGTACCGCCAGGACCATCGCCTGCAGCGCGGCGATGCTGAGCAGGCTGTAGGCCAGCAGCGATATCAGGATATGAATCTGCAGGGCGCTGTCGGCCGGCGCGGCGATCACGAAATGATCCGGCATGGCCTGATCCAGCGCCAGGCAGATCGCAGCGATCGGCAGCACAATGAACGCGAGATTTTCCAACGGACGCTGGATGGCCGTCAGCCACACGATGGCGGAAACCAGCAACGCCACCATCGCCAGCGCGTGGAAAAACGCCAGGTTGATCCCGCTGGGCGTCATGATCCGCAGATAAATTGCGATGCCGTGCAGCAGCACCGCGCCGCCCCACAGCGCCAGCAATGGCGTTTTGCTCGAAGGTCGCGCGCTCGCGAGCTTGCGGAAATGCATAGCGGCGGCCCCGGTCGCGAGCAGGTACAGCGCGATGGCGATCAGACCGATGATGGATTGCATCTGATTAAAAATTCGTCTCGATTGACGTCGTCCCCCGTACTGGCGGGCAGCTCGGCGCGTCGTGTATTTATCCGGCGAGTTGTCCGGGGCTTTGTTCGAAAAATGGGGGTTCTGCGTAGGCGGCACTTGGCCGGCAATGTGAACCACGTGTCATATCTTAACGCGCAGCGGTGGAGTTGGCAGCCTGTCGGCAAAACGCGTGATAGCATCGGGTCGCTCTTACGGATATGAACACAATTATGCGCGTACAGATTCTCGGTTGCAGCGCGGGCATTGGCGCGGGGTTGCGCACGACTTCCCTGTTGATCGATGACGACGTGCTGGTCGATTGCGGCACCGGCGCCGGTGATCTCGACATGGCCGGATTGCGCGCCGTGCGGCACGTGTTTCTGACGCATGCACATCTCGATCACATCGCAATGCTGCCGCTGCTGATCGATACCGTATTCGAGCAGCTTAAAGATCAGCCGTTGACAATCCATTGCCAACCGTCGACTTACGACGTGTTGCGGCGGCATATTTTTAATTGGCACGTCTGGCCGGATTTCTTCGAGTTGCCGGACAAATTTACACCGGCCGTCAGGTTCGAGCCGCTCGCCCCCGGCGAAACTCATGTGCTAGGCGCACGGGGCTTCGAGATGATCGAGGTCACGCATACGGTGCCCGCGGCGGCCTATCGAATCCATAGCGCCGACGCTGTGCTGGCGTTCAGCGGCGACAGCACGTCCAATAAAGGGTTGTGGTCGGCGCTGAATCGCCATAAACGGCTCGATCTGCTGATTGTCGAATGCGCTTTTCCGGAGGCCGACGCGGAGTTAAGCCTCGCCGCGGGCCATTATTGCCCCTCGCTGTTGGCGGCCGACCTCGCGAAGCTCGAACATCGGCCTCGCGTCTACGTGACGCACCTGAAACCGGGTGCGGAATCCGTGACGATGCGGGAACTGCGGGCGCTTCTGCCACAGTTCGATCTCCATCGGCTCCTGACCGGACAGGTTTTCGAGTTATAATTATTGACCAGCCCCGTAAGAGTCGGCGTCCGGCAACGTCATCCAGCAAACCGCGCGAGTCGCGGTCGTCGTTTCCTTAAAGTTTTGATCAGCCTCTAAATTCAGAGCCTCTATCATGTTCGATTCTCTTAGCGAAAGGCTTTCCGCCACCATCAAGAACCTGCGCGGACAGGCGCGCTTGACGGAAGAAAACATCGGAGACGCGCTGCGCGAAGTGCGTCTGGCGCTGCTGGAAGCCGACGTGGCGCTGGCGGTGGTGCGCGATTTTACCAGGGCGGTGCGCGAGCGCGCGCTGGGTCAAGATGTCTTGCAAAGCCTTACTCCCGGCCAGGCGCTTATCAAGGTAGTACACGACGAACTGGTGCGAACCATGGGCGCGACCGACGAAGGTCTGGCGCTGAACGTGAAGCCACCGGCTGTCATTCTGGTGGCGGGTTTGCAGGGCTCGGGCAAGACCACCACGGTCGGCAAGCTGGCGCGCTGGCTGAAAGAGCGCACAGGCAAGAAGGTCATGGTCGTCAGTTGCGACGTCTATCGTCCGGCCGCGATCGATCAGCTGCAAACCGTGGCGCGTCAGGTCGGCGCGGACTTTCATCCCAGCGATCCTTCCCAGCGGCCGGTCGCGATTGCTCAAGGCGCGCTCGCGCAGGCGCGCACGCAATTCAAAGATGTACTGATCGTGGACACCGCCGGGCGTCTCCACGTGGACGCCGACATGATGAGCGAGGTGCAGGCATTGCACGCCGCGCTGTCGCCGGCGGAAACCCTGTTCGTGGTCGACAGCATGACCGGCCAGGACGCGGCCCTGTCGGCGCAGGCGTTCAACGACGCGCTGCCGTTGACCGGCGTGATTCTCACCAAGGTCGACGGCGACGCGCGCGGCGGCGCGGCGTTGTCGGTGCGGCACATCACCGGCAAGCCCATTAAATATATCGGCACCGGCGAGAAAACGGGCGCGCTCGAGGCGTTTCATCCCGAACGCATCGCGTCACGTATTTTAGGGATGGGCGACGTGCTGACCCTGGTGGAAGACGCGCAACGCAACGTCGATAAAAACCAGGCGGAGCGCCTCGCGCGCA from Gammaproteobacteria bacterium carries:
- the ccsA gene encoding cytochrome c biogenesis protein CcsA: MQSIIGLIAIALYLLATGAAAMHFRKLASARPSSKTPLLALWGGAVLLHGIAIYLRIMTPSGINLAFFHALAMVALLVSAIVWLTAIQRPLENLAFIVLPIAAICLALDQAMPDHFVIAAPADSALQIHILISLLAYSLLSIAALQAMVLAVQERRLHSRRPGGLIRMLPPLQWMEHLLFQLIGAGFVLLTLALITGFVFLEDIFAQHLVHKTILSIIAWILFATLLIGRWRFGWRGRTAIGWTLGGIVALMLAYFGSKLVLELILHRA
- a CDS encoding 3',5'-cyclic-nucleotide phosphodiesterase, with product MRVQILGCSAGIGAGLRTTSLLIDDDVLVDCGTGAGDLDMAGLRAVRHVFLTHAHLDHIAMLPLLIDTVFEQLKDQPLTIHCQPSTYDVLRRHIFNWHVWPDFFELPDKFTPAVRFEPLAPGETHVLGARGFEMIEVTHTVPAAAYRIHSADAVLAFSGDSTSNKGLWSALNRHKRLDLLIVECAFPEADAELSLAAGHYCPSLLAADLAKLEHRPRVYVTHLKPGAESVTMRELRALLPQFDLHRLLTGQVFEL
- the ffh gene encoding signal recognition particle protein, encoding MFDSLSERLSATIKNLRGQARLTEENIGDALREVRLALLEADVALAVVRDFTRAVRERALGQDVLQSLTPGQALIKVVHDELVRTMGATDEGLALNVKPPAVILVAGLQGSGKTTTVGKLARWLKERTGKKVMVVSCDVYRPAAIDQLQTVARQVGADFHPSDPSQRPVAIAQGALAQARTQFKDVLIVDTAGRLHVDADMMSEVQALHAALSPAETLFVVDSMTGQDAALSAQAFNDALPLTGVILTKVDGDARGGAALSVRHITGKPIKYIGTGEKTGALEAFHPERIASRILGMGDVLTLVEDAQRNVDKNQAERLARKLQAGKSFNFEDLRAQLEQMRSMGGVAGLLDKLPGMGMPPNFKAQSGDRDVTRMIAIIDSMTRKERRAPDLIKGSRKRRIAAGSGTQIQDVNRLLKQQTQMRKMMKKFSKGGMQKMMRGMKGRLPPGMPF